A stretch of Vigna angularis cultivar LongXiaoDou No.4 chromosome 4, ASM1680809v1, whole genome shotgun sequence DNA encodes these proteins:
- the LOC108331556 gene encoding shaggy-related protein kinase eta encodes MAEDKEMSNSVINGNDSLTGHIISTTIGGKNGEPKQTISYMAERVVGTGSFGIVFQAKCLETGEAVAIKKVLQDRRYKNRELQLMRVMDHPNVITLKHCFFSTTSTDELFLNLVMEYVPESMYRVLKHYSNANQRMPIIYVKLYMYQIFRGLAYIHTVPKVCHRDLKPQNILVDPLTHQVKLCDFGSAKVLVQGEANISYICSRFYRAPELIFGATEYTSSIDIWSAGCVLAELLLGQPLFPGENAVDQLVHIIKVLGTPTREEVRCMNPNYNDFRFPQIKAHPWHKIFHKKMPPEAIDLASRLLQYSPSLRCTALEACAHPFFDELREPNARLPNGRPFPPLFNFKQELTGASPELVNKLIPDHVKRQIGLQFVHLGGS; translated from the exons ATGGCTGAGGACAAG GAGATGTCTAACTCTGTCATCAATGGCAATGATTCTCTCACTGGTCACATCATATCTACAACTATTGGAGGCAAAAATGGGGAACCTAAACAG ACTATTAGTTACATGGCAGAACGGGTTGTAGGAACTGGGTCATTTGGAATTGTTTTCCAG GCAAAATGCTTGGAAACTGGGGAAGCAGTGGCAATTAAAAAGGTTTTACAAGACAGGCGATACAAGAATCGTGAACTGCAGTTAATGCGTGTGATGGATCACCCAAATGTGATCACTCTGAAGCATTGTTTCTTTTCCACTACAAGTACAGATgaactttttcttaatttggtGATGGAATATGTTCCAGAGTCCATGTATAGAGTCTTGAAACACTATAGCAATGCTAATCAGAGAATGCCCATCATCTATGTGAAACTTTACATGTACCAG ATTTTCAGGGGGTTGGCTTATATCCACACTGTTCCCAAAGTCTGTCACAGAGATTTGAAGCCTCAAAATATACTG GTGGATCCTCTTACACACCAAGTGAAGCTATGCGATTTTGGAAGTGCAAAAGTTCTA GTCCAAGGTGAAGCTAATATATCATACATATGTTCGCGATTTTATAGAGCACCAGAACTTATATTTGGTGCCACTGAGTATACAAGTTCAATTGATATTTGGTCAGCTGGCTGTGTCCTTGCTGAACTTCTTTTGGGCCAG CCATTATTCCCTGGTGAAAATGCTGTAGACCAGCTCGTACATATTATAAAG GTGCTTGGCACACCCACTCGAGAGGAAGTGCGCTGTATGAATCCCAATTACAATGACTTTAGGTTTCCACAGATAAAAGCACATCCATGGCACAAG ATATTCCACAAAAAGATGCCTCCAGAAGCCATTGATCTTGCATCTCGGCTTTTGCAATACTCCCCAAGTCTTAGGTGCACTGCG CTTGAAGCATGTGCTCATCCTTTCTTTGATGAACTCCGAGAACCCAATGCTCGCCTGCCAAATGGTCGTCCATTCCCCCCTCTATTTAACTTCAAACAGGAA TTAACCGGAGCATCTCCTGAGCTTGTTAATAAGCTGATACCTGACCATGTGAAGAGGCAAATAGGGCTGCAATTTGTTCATCTTGGAGGATCGTGA
- the LOC108331555 gene encoding nucleobase-ascorbate transporter 2, translated as MATPKPEEISHPPMDQLQGLEYCIDSNPSWVESIVLGFQHYILALGTAVMIPSFLVPLMGGTDDDKVRVVQTLLFVEGINTLLQTLFGTRLPTVIGGSYAFMVPIISIIHDSSLTTIEDPHLRFLNTMRAVQGAMIVASSIQIILGFSQLWGICSRFFSPLGMVPVIALAGFGLFDRGFPVVGHCVEIGIPMLILFVAFSQYLKNFHTRELPILERFALLISTTVIWAYAHLLTASGAYKHRPDLTQHNCRTDRANLISSAPWIKIPYPLEWGAPTFDAGHAFGMMAAVLVSLIESTGAYKAASRLASATPPPAHVLSRGIGWQGIGILLNGLFGTLTGSSVSVENVGLLGSTRVGSRRVIQISAGFMIFFSMLGKFGALFASIPFPIFAAVYCVLFGLVASVGLSFLQFTNMNSMRNLFITGVALFLGFSVPEYFREYSSKALHGPTHTRAGWFDDFLNTIFFSSPTVALIVAVFLDNTLDYKDSAKDRGMPWWAKFRTFNGDGRNEEFYTLPFNLNRFFPPR; from the exons ATGGCAACTCCAAAGCCGGAGGAGATAAGCCACCCACCAATGGACCAACTTCAAGGCTTAGAGTACTGCATAGACTCAAACCCTTCATGGG TGGAGTCAATAGTTTTGGGTTTCCAGCATTACATTTTGGCCTTAGGAACTGCCGTCATGATTCCTTCTTTTCTTGTGCCTTTGATGGGTGGAACTGAT GATGATAAAGTGAGGGTGGTGCAGACCCTGCTTTTTGTTGAAGGAATTAATACACTTCTGCAGACACTCTTTGGAACCCGGTTGCCAACAGTGATAGGAGGGTCTTATGCATTTATGGTCCCCATTATATCGATAATTCACGATTCCTCATTGACAACGATTGAGGACCCACATTTG AGATTTCTTAACACCATGAGAGCAGTACAAGGGGCAATGATAGTGGCATCAAGCATACAAATTATTTTGGGTTTTAGTCAATTATGGGGCATTTGTTCTAG GTTTTTCAGTCCTCTTGGAATGGTTCCAGTAATTGCATTAGCTGGTTTTGGGTTATTTGACCGAGGCTTCCCTGTG GTCGGTCATTGCGTTGAAATTGGAATTCCCATGTTGATTCTGTTTGTAGCCTTCTCTCAG TACTTGAAAAATTTTCATACTAGAGAGCTACCTATACTAGAGCGATTTGCCCTACTAATATCAACCACAGTGATATGGGCATATGCACATCTGTTAACAGCTAGTGGAGCATACAAACACCGTCCTGACTTAACCCAACATAATTGCAGAACAGACAGGGCCAACCTCATTTCTTCTGCTCCATG GATAAAGATCCCATACCCTCTTGAGTGGGGTGCTCCAACATTTGATGCTGGTCATGCTTTTGGAATGATGGCTGCTGTCTTAGTCTCCTTAATTGAG TCAACTGGGGCATACAAAGCTGCATCAAGACTGGCAAGTGCAACACCACCTCCTGCTCATGTTCTAAGCCGTGGTATTGGTTGGCAGGGAATTGGAATATTGCTGAATGGCCTTTTTGGAACACTCACTGGTTCATCAGTTTCTGT AGAGAATGTGGGGCTTCTTGGAAGTACTCGTGTTGGGAGTCGAAGGGTCATTCAAATCTCAGCTGGTTTTATGATATTCTTCTCAATGTTAG GAAAATTTGGAGCTTTATTTGCATCAATACCCTTCCCCATTTTTGCAGCAGTGTACTGTGTTCTGTTTGGCCTTGTGG cTTCTGTGGGGCTATCATTCTTGCAGTTCACTAACATGAACTCAATGAGGAACCTCTTTATTACTGGTGTAGCCCTTTTCTTAGGGTTTTCTGTTCCTGAGTATTTCCGAGAGTACAGTTCAAAGGCCCTTCATGGTCCTACTCATACAAGGGCAGGATGG TTCGATGATTTCCTTAATACTATATTCTTCTCATCTCCAACTGTTGCATTGATTGTTGCTGTGTTCTTGGACAACACTCTTGACTACAAGGATAGTGCCAAAGATAGGGGAATGCCATGGTGGGCCAAGTTTAGAACTTTTAATGGAGATGGCAGGAATGAAGAGTTTTATACCCTTCCTTTCAACCTTAACCGGTTTTTCCCTCCTCGGTAG
- the LOC108330631 gene encoding uncharacterized protein LOC108330631: protein MASKKKHSEGIALLSMYNDEEDDEMEVDEEDVRIDMEEDAAADARFAAEEDSANRTAVHDSGKEGADEGASTPQNNHFVSPPPEEPRISRKGALTIVDYGHDEVAMSPEEGEIYGSGRVMFGDQLHVTNGDLLERTPLGTVQALTPSNQANTTQLSEPLKSDTLNNDDVIKSHDAELGEDDQRYVDPLDKFLPPPPKTKWSEDLQRKINKFLEYKKAGKSFNAEVRNRKDYRNPDFLLHAVRYQDIDQIGSCFSKDVFDPHGYDSSDFYDEIEADMRRESERKEQEKKKAQKVEFIAGGTQPGIVASAPRISMPVAGASAVTASGLPLVPPAADSRDGRQNKKSKWDKVDGDRKNPLPSAGQDSVSTIGAHAALLSAANAGGGYMQFAQQKRREAEEKRSSERRLERRS from the exons ATGGCGTCCAAGAAGAAGCACTCAGAGGGCATCGCGTTGTTGTCCATGTACAACGACGAGGAAGACGATGAAATGGAGGTCGACGAAGAAGATGTAAGAatagatatggaagaagatgccGCGGCAGATGCGAGATTTGCAGCGGAGGAAGATTCCGCCAATAGAACAGCGGTCCATGATTCAGGTAAGGAGGGCGCTGATGAGGGGGCTTCAACGCCGCAGAATAACCATTTTGTTTCTCCACCGCCGGAGGAACCCAGGATTAGTCGGAAAGGAGCGCTTACGATAGTTGATTATGGGCATGACGAAGTTGCGATGTCACCTGAG GAGGGGGAGATATATGGTAGCGGTCGAGTCATGTTCGGGGACCAGCTTCATGTCACCAATG GGGATTTACTGGAGAGAACACCATTAGGAACAGTCCAAGCTTTGACACCTAGCAATCAAGCTAACACGACTCAATTATCCGAACCATTGAAATCTGATACCTTGAACAATGATGATGTCATCAAATCTCATGATGCAGAATTGGGTGAAGATGATCAAAGATATGTAGATCCATTGGATAAATTTCTTCCTCCCCCACCAAAAACTAAATGGTCAGAGGACCTACAA agaaaaataaataaattcctGGAGTACAAGAAGGCTGGAAAAAGTTTTAATGCAGAAGTTCGTAACAGGAAGGACTATCGAAACCCTGACTTCTTACTGCATGCAGTGAGGTACCAGGATATTGATCAAATTGGGTCTTGCTTCAGTAAAGATGTATTTGATCCTCATGGATATGATTCAAGTGACTTCTATGATGAAATAG AAGCTGATATGAGGCGTGAAAGTGAGAGGAAAGAgcaagagaagaagaaagcacAGAAAGTTGAATTTATTGCAGGGGGCACGCAGCCAGGAATTGTAGCTAGCGCTCCTAGGATTAGCATGCCTGTTGCAG GTGCTTCTGCTGTGACTGCAAGTGGTTTGCCTTTGGTGCCTCCTGCAGCTGATTCTCGGGATGGTAGACAGAATAAAAAGTCAAAATGGGATAAG GTGGATGGTGATAGAAAAAATCCTCTGCCCTCTGCGGGGCAGGATTCTGTATCTACTATTGGGGCTCATGCAGCACTTTTATCTGCTGCTAATGCGGGTGGTGGATACATGCAATTTGC GCAACAAAAACGGCGGGAGGCAGAGGAGAAAAGATCTAGTGAAAGGAGGTTGGAAAGAAGATCGTGA